A window from Pseudomonas sp. MRSN 12121 encodes these proteins:
- the secD gene encoding protein translocase subunit SecD — protein sequence MLNKYPLWKYVLILAVLAIGFIYSAPNLYPDDPAIQVSGASTALQVTQDDLDRASKALGEAGIAVKASSVGAKGKGGLLRLTKQEDQLPAKDVVRKALGDDYVVALNLAQTTPQWLRNLGAHPMKLGLDLSGGVHFLLEVDMEKALDARLKVYEGDVKSLLRKERLRYRSLPQLNGAIQLGFSDDATREQARALIRKNFNDFDIVPADLNGQAVLRLAMTPAKLAEIREYSIKQNLTTVRNRVNELGVAEPLVQRQGANRIVVELPGVQDTAEAKRILGKTANLEFRLAAEPGASKATSESFEFREGNRPPALIERGLIITGDQVTDAQAGFDEHGRPQVNIKLDGHGGELMSRSTRSNVGRSMAVIFIEQKPTTTYTKQVVDGVEKDVAVQSFKEEKKIISLATIQSPLGSQFRITGLNGQGESSELALLLRAGGLAAPMYFAEERTIGPSLGADNITKGIDASLWGMLFVSLFIIAIYRFFGVIATVALALNMVLLLALMSLLGATLTLPGIAGIVLTMGMAVDANVLIFSRIREEIAAGMTVQRAINEGFGRAFTAILDSNLTTLLVGGILFAMGTGPVKGFAVTMSLGIFTSMFTAIWLTRAMVNLIFGGRDFKKLWI from the coding sequence ATGCTGAACAAATACCCTCTGTGGAAATACGTACTGATCCTGGCGGTGCTGGCGATCGGTTTTATTTATTCCGCTCCCAACCTGTACCCCGATGATCCGGCCATTCAGGTCAGTGGCGCGAGCACTGCGCTGCAGGTCACTCAGGATGACCTGGACCGCGCGAGCAAGGCGCTTGGCGAGGCCGGGATCGCTGTCAAGGCTTCCTCCGTCGGGGCCAAGGGCAAGGGCGGCCTGCTGCGTCTGACCAAGCAGGAAGACCAGCTTCCCGCCAAGGACGTCGTGCGCAAGGCCCTGGGTGACGACTACGTCGTTGCATTGAACCTGGCGCAAACCACCCCGCAATGGCTGCGTAACCTCGGCGCGCACCCGATGAAGCTGGGTCTGGACTTGTCCGGTGGTGTGCACTTCCTGCTGGAAGTGGACATGGAAAAAGCCCTCGACGCACGCCTGAAAGTCTACGAAGGCGATGTGAAGAGCCTGCTGCGCAAAGAGCGTCTGCGCTATCGCAGCCTGCCGCAGCTCAACGGCGCCATTCAACTGGGCTTCAGCGACGACGCGACCCGTGAACAGGCTCGTGCGCTGATCCGCAAGAACTTCAACGATTTCGACATTGTGCCGGCCGATCTCAATGGTCAGGCGGTGCTGCGTCTGGCGATGACCCCGGCCAAGCTGGCGGAAATCCGTGAATACTCCATCAAGCAGAACTTGACCACGGTCCGTAACCGCGTCAACGAGCTGGGTGTGGCCGAGCCTCTGGTCCAGCGCCAGGGCGCCAACCGTATCGTGGTTGAGCTGCCGGGCGTGCAGGACACTGCCGAAGCCAAGCGTATCCTGGGCAAGACGGCCAACCTGGAGTTCCGTCTGGCCGCCGAGCCGGGGGCTTCGAAAGCCACTTCCGAATCTTTCGAATTCCGTGAGGGCAACCGTCCTCCAGCCCTGATCGAACGTGGCCTGATCATCACCGGTGACCAGGTGACCGACGCCCAGGCGGGCTTCGACGAGCATGGCCGTCCGCAGGTGAACATCAAGCTCGATGGCCACGGCGGTGAGCTGATGAGCCGTTCGACCCGTAGCAACGTCGGTCGCAGTATGGCGGTGATCTTCATCGAGCAGAAGCCGACCACCACTTACACCAAGCAAGTGGTCGACGGTGTCGAGAAAGACGTCGCGGTGCAGAGCTTCAAGGAAGAGAAGAAGATCATCAGCCTGGCGACCATCCAGTCGCCGCTGGGCAGCCAGTTCCGCATTACCGGCCTGAACGGCCAGGGCGAGTCCTCCGAACTGGCGCTGCTGTTGCGCGCCGGTGGCCTGGCCGCGCCAATGTACTTCGCCGAAGAGCGCACCATCGGCCCGAGCCTGGGTGCCGACAACATCACCAAGGGTATCGATGCGTCGCTGTGGGGCATGCTGTTCGTGTCGCTGTTTATCATCGCCATCTACCGCTTCTTCGGTGTCATCGCCACCGTGGCGCTGGCGCTGAACATGGTGTTGCTGCTGGCCTTGATGTCCTTGCTGGGGGCTACGCTGACCCTGCCGGGTATCGCCGGTATCGTGTTGACCATGGGTATGGCGGTAGACGCCAACGTGCTGATCTTCTCGCGGATCCGTGAAGAGATCGCCGCCGGCATGACCGTGCAGCGGGCAATCAACGAAGGCTTCGGCCGGGCATTCACCGCGATTCTCGACTCCAACCTGACCACCTTGCTGGTCGGCGGGATTCTCTTTGCCATGGGCACCGGCCCGGTCAAAGGCTTTGCGGTGACCATGTCCCTCGGGATCTTTACCTCGATGTTCACGGCCATCTGGCTGACCCGCGCGATGGTCAACCTGATCTTCGGCGGTCGTGACTTCAAGAAGTTGTGGATTTAA
- the yajC gene encoding preprotein translocase subunit YajC, with translation MSFFIPTAMADAAAPAAGPAGTGFEWIFLVGFLVIFYLMIWRPQAKRAKEQKNLLGSLQKGDEVVTTGGIAGKITKVTDDFVVLEVSDAIEMKFQKGAIAATLPKGTLKAI, from the coding sequence ATGAGCTTTTTTATCCCGACTGCAATGGCTGACGCCGCTGCACCTGCTGCAGGCCCTGCTGGCACTGGCTTCGAGTGGATTTTCCTGGTGGGTTTCCTGGTCATCTTCTATCTGATGATCTGGCGTCCGCAGGCCAAGCGCGCCAAAGAACAGAAGAACCTGCTGGGCAGCCTGCAGAAAGGTGACGAAGTTGTGACCACTGGCGGTATCGCCGGCAAGATCACCAAAGTGACCGATGATTTCGTAGTGCTGGAAGTTTCCGACGCTATCGAGATGAAGTTCCAGAAAGGCGCTATCGCCGCCACGCTGCCAAAAGGCACGCTGAAGGCGATCTAA
- the tgt gene encoding tRNA guanosine(34) transglycosylase Tgt: MSFELLATDGKARRGRLTFPRGTVETPAFMPVGTYGTVKGMLPRDIVATGAEIILGNTFHLWLRPGTEVIKAHGDLHDFMQWKGPILTDSGGFQVFSLGAMRKIKEEGVTFASPVDGAKVFMGPEESMQVQRDLGSDIVMIFDECTPYPADEDVARVSMELSLRWAQRSKNAHGDNTAALFGIVQGGMHQDLRMRSLEGLDKIGFDGLAIGGLSVGEPKHEMIKVLDYLPGQMPADKPRYLMGVGKPEDLVEGVRRGVDMFDCVMPTRNARNGHLFIDTGVLKIRNAFHRHDDSPLDPTCDCYTCQNFSRAYLHHLDKCGEMLGSMLNTIHNLRHYQRLMAGLREAIQQGTLAAFVDSFYAKRGLPVPPLE, from the coding sequence ATGTCGTTCGAGCTGCTCGCCACCGATGGCAAGGCTCGTCGTGGTCGCCTGACCTTCCCCCGCGGTACCGTCGAGACCCCGGCCTTCATGCCGGTGGGCACCTATGGCACGGTCAAGGGCATGCTGCCGCGGGACATCGTTGCCACCGGCGCCGAGATCATCCTGGGCAACACTTTCCACCTGTGGCTGCGCCCGGGCACCGAGGTGATCAAGGCGCACGGCGACCTGCATGACTTCATGCAGTGGAAAGGCCCGATCCTCACCGACTCCGGCGGCTTCCAGGTGTTCAGCCTGGGCGCCATGCGCAAGATCAAGGAGGAAGGCGTGACCTTCGCCTCGCCGGTCGATGGCGCAAAAGTCTTCATGGGGCCGGAAGAGTCGATGCAGGTCCAGCGCGACCTGGGCTCGGACATCGTGATGATCTTCGACGAATGCACCCCGTACCCGGCCGACGAAGACGTCGCGCGGGTGTCCATGGAGCTGTCGCTGCGCTGGGCTCAGCGCTCGAAGAACGCCCATGGCGACAACACGGCGGCGCTGTTCGGCATCGTCCAGGGCGGCATGCACCAGGACCTGCGCATGCGTTCCCTGGAAGGCCTGGACAAGATCGGCTTCGACGGCCTGGCCATTGGCGGGCTGTCGGTGGGCGAGCCCAAGCACGAGATGATCAAGGTGCTGGACTACCTGCCGGGCCAGATGCCAGCAGACAAACCTCGTTACCTTATGGGTGTTGGCAAGCCGGAAGATCTGGTTGAGGGTGTGCGCCGCGGTGTGGACATGTTCGATTGCGTGATGCCAACCCGCAATGCCCGCAACGGGCATCTGTTCATCGATACTGGCGTGCTGAAGATCCGTAACGCGTTCCATCGCCATGATGATTCGCCGCTGGATCCGACCTGCGATTGCTATACCTGCCAGAACTTCTCCCGCGCTTATCTGCATCATCTGGACAAGTGCGGCGAAATGCTGGGGAGCATGCTCAATACCATCCATAATTTGCGTCATTACCAACGTCTTATGGCTGGTTTGCGCGAGGCTATTCAACAGGGTACATTGGCCGCCTTTGTCGATTCCTTCTATGCCAAACGCGGGTTGCCCGTGCCGCCTTTAGAATAA
- the queA gene encoding tRNA preQ1(34) S-adenosylmethionine ribosyltransferase-isomerase QueA yields MRVADFTFELPDSLIARHPLAERRASRLLTLDGVTGALAHRQFTDLLEHLRPGDLMVFNNTRVIPARLFGQKASGGKLEILVERVLDSHRVLAHVRSSKSPKPGSKILIEGGGEAEMLARHDALFELGFAEEVLPLLERVGHMPLPPYIDRPDEDADRERYQTVYSERLGAVAAPTAGLHFDQPLLEAIAAKGVETAFVTLHVGAGTFQPVRVERIEDHHMHNEWLEVSQEVVDAVAACRARGGRVVAVGTTSVRSLESAARDGVLKPFSGDTDIFIYPGRPFHVVDALVTNFHLPESTLLMLVSAFAGYPEVMAAYKAAVDNGYRFFSYGDAMFITRNPAPRGPEETV; encoded by the coding sequence ATGCGTGTTGCCGACTTTACCTTCGAACTCCCTGATTCGCTGATCGCCCGCCACCCCCTGGCCGAGCGTCGCGCCAGTCGCCTGTTGACCCTGGACGGGGTGACCGGCGCCCTGGCTCACCGTCAATTCACTGATTTGCTTGAGCATTTGCGCCCGGGCGACTTGATGGTGTTCAACAACACCCGGGTGATTCCGGCGCGTCTGTTTGGCCAGAAGGCCTCCGGCGGCAAGCTGGAAATCCTCGTGGAGCGGGTGCTCGACAGCCACCGTGTGCTGGCCCATGTACGCTCCAGCAAGTCGCCGAAACCGGGGTCGAAGATCCTCATCGAAGGCGGCGGCGAAGCCGAGATGCTGGCCCGTCATGACGCGCTGTTCGAGCTGGGGTTCGCCGAGGAAGTGCTGCCGTTGCTGGAGCGCGTCGGCCATATGCCGTTGCCTCCTTATATAGACCGCCCGGACGAAGACGCGGACCGCGAGCGTTATCAGACCGTGTATTCCGAGCGCCTGGGCGCCGTGGCCGCGCCGACCGCGGGGCTGCACTTCGACCAGCCGCTGCTGGAGGCGATCGCCGCCAAGGGCGTCGAGACCGCGTTCGTGACCTTGCACGTGGGGGCCGGCACTTTCCAGCCGGTGCGTGTGGAGCGCATCGAAGATCACCATATGCACAACGAATGGCTGGAAGTCAGCCAGGAGGTGGTGGATGCGGTGGCCGCGTGCCGGGCGCGCGGCGGCCGGGTGGTGGCGGTGGGGACCACCAGCGTGCGTTCCCTGGAAAGCGCGGCGCGCGATGGCGTGCTCAAGCCGTTCAGCGGCGATACCGACATCTTTATCTACCCGGGCCGGCCGTTCCATGTGGTCGACGCCCTGGTCACCAACTTCCATTTGCCCGAGTCCACGCTGTTGATGCTGGTTTCGGCCTTCGCCGGCTATCCCGAAGTCATGGCCGCCTACAAGGCCGCCGTCGACAATGGATACCGCTTTTTCAGCTACGGTGATGCGATGTTCATCACCCGTAATCCCGCCCCCCGCGGCCCAGAGGAAACAGTATGA
- the ppk2 gene encoding polyphosphate kinase 2, with the protein MALQVASAPHGSDEDSSTAKLPASYPYRSRMRRAEYEKAKQELQIELLKVQSWVKETGQRVVVLFEGRDAAGKGGTIKRFMEHLNPRGARIVALEKPSEQEQGQWYFQRYIQHLPTAGEMVFFDRSWYNRAGVERVMDFCSPLQYLEFMRQTPDLERMLCNSGILLFKYWFSVNRDEQLRRFISRRDDPLKHWKLSPIDIKSLDKWDEYTAAKQAMFFHTDTADAPWTVIKSDDKKRARINCIRHFLHSLDYPGKNLRVAHQPDPLLVGRASRVMEEDERLYNEAAAEPARNPLATPA; encoded by the coding sequence ATGGCCCTGCAGGTGGCCAGCGCGCCCCATGGCAGCGACGAAGACAGCTCCACGGCCAAACTGCCCGCCAGTTACCCGTATCGCAGCCGCATGCGTCGCGCCGAATATGAAAAGGCCAAGCAGGAGCTGCAGATCGAGCTGCTCAAGGTGCAAAGCTGGGTCAAGGAAACCGGGCAACGGGTGGTGGTGCTGTTCGAGGGCCGCGACGCCGCGGGCAAGGGCGGCACCATCAAGCGCTTCATGGAGCACCTGAACCCGCGCGGTGCGCGGATCGTCGCCCTGGAAAAACCCAGCGAGCAGGAACAGGGCCAGTGGTATTTCCAGCGTTACATCCAGCACCTGCCGACCGCCGGGGAAATGGTCTTCTTCGACCGCTCCTGGTACAACCGCGCCGGTGTCGAGCGGGTCATGGACTTCTGCTCGCCCCTGCAATACCTGGAGTTCATGCGCCAGACTCCCGACCTGGAACGCATGCTGTGCAACAGCGGCATCCTGCTGTTCAAGTACTGGTTCTCGGTCAATCGCGACGAGCAACTGCGCCGCTTTATCTCCCGCCGCGACGATCCGCTCAAGCACTGGAAACTCTCACCCATCGACATCAAGTCGCTGGACAAGTGGGACGAATACACCGCCGCCAAGCAGGCGATGTTCTTCCACACCGACACCGCCGATGCGCCCTGGACGGTCATCAAGTCGGACGACAAGAAACGCGCGCGGATCAACTGCATCCGTCACTTCCTGCACTCGCTCGACTACCCGGGCAAGAACCTGCGCGTGGCCCACCAACCCGATCCCTTGCTGGTCGGCCGGGCTTCGCGGGTCATGGAGGAAGACGAGCGGCTGTACAACGAGGCGGCCGCGGAACCGGCGCGCAATCCCCTGGCGACCCCGGCTTAG